The following is a genomic window from Thermodesulfobacteriota bacterium.
TCTACCGAGGTCTACGAGCTCAACGGCGGACGGAACGGCGCATACGGCGCGCGGAGGAACGGCGCGGGAAGGAACGGGAGCGGAAGGAACGGCAATTCCCGTAACCACAGGTAAGGACCGCAGCCCCGTCCGAAAAATCGGAGCTTGAAAATGTTACGTCATCTTCGTCGGAACACCGTGACATCAGTACGTGTTCCACGGTAAAATAGATAAGTATCTAAGCTCTGAATCCACCGGAGGCTCCAAATGAAATTCGGCATTTCGATATTCGCGACCGATTACGCCATGCACCCCTCGGAGCTCGCGCGCGAGGTGGAGGAGCGCGGCTTCGAATCGATATGGTTCCCCGAGCACACGCACATCCCCGTCAGGCGCACGAGCCCGTTCCCCGGGGGAGGGGAGCTGCCGAAGCAGTACTGGCACACGTACGACCTGTTCGTCGCGCTCACCGCCGCAGCCATGGCGACGACGCGGCTCCGCATCGCGTCGGGCATATGCCTCATGGTCGAGCACGACCCGATTACGGCGGCGAAACAGGTCGCGAGCCTCGACGCCCTTTCGGGAGGGCGGTTCATATTCGGCATAGGGGGCGGATGGAACGCCGAGGAGATGTCGAACCACGGGACGTATTTCAAGAAGCGCTGGCAGATACTGCGCGAGCGGATACTCGCCATGAAGGAGATCTGGGCCAGCGACGAGGCCGAGTTCCACGGCGAGTACGTCGATTTCGACAGGATACTCTCCTATCCCAAGCCCGTGCAGAAGCCGCATCCTCCCATATACATGGGCGGGTTCGGGCCGCGCACGTTCGACCGTGTGGTCGAGTTCTGCGACGGGTGGGTTCCGATCGCGATCCCGCCGGACGACATGGGGCGGCTGGTAATAGCGCTCAGGGACGCGGCGGGGCACGCCGGGAGGGACCCCGACGAGCTGACGGTTACGTACATGACGCTGCCGGGTCCTTCGCGGGAGGACGTCGATACGCTGGCCGAAGCCGGCGTCGAAAGGATAGTGTTCACGACGCCCACGGGCGGGACGGACGTCGTGCTGCCTGTGCTGGACGGGTTTGCGAAGCTGGCGGGGCTTTGAGGGGGCAGGGGCAAGGCTGCCGCTTCCTTCTATGCGTCATCGCTACTTCGGATTCCTGCACGCGTGGCTTGCTCGATTGTCAGCGGACACAGTCCGCCGGGCCGGGGACACGTAGTGTCGTTTTCGACGTAGCGACGAAGTTGCCATAGGCACTTGAAGCGCGGCTGACGGTATTAGCAATGGGCTGCCACTTCGAATTCCAGCGGGCGTGGCCCGTTAGCGGCTGAAGGGGAAGTTCTGAGCCTAGCTGGTAAGAATGGTGGAAGGGCTTTCTACTTTTGACTGACCAAAAGTAGCAAAAGTCACGGGCCGGGAAAAATTCTGCTAAAAATCATCGTTCCTTCGCTAAATCCTCCACCGGCCCACAGCCCCACATCGGATTTTTAACGCTCATACACTCGATTTTCTTAACGCGAATTTTGACGGCCCGGAAGTGTATTGCTGCGCCGTTCACACGGCTTGCAATATTATGATTTATCCACCGACTTTGCATTTTCCGTCATTCTGAACTTGATTCAGAATCTCGTTTTTAAAAGCATGAACAGAAAAGGCTAAGGCATACATCTCATGGGGTCTCCAGTGGCTGAAGGGGAAGTTCTATACTTAACCTACAAGGTCGATATAAGGCTTTCTACTTTTCCTTGATGAAAAGTAGCACACACGAAGTGTGTTTTCCGACGAAGTACCTTCATGGATTTTTGCAACTGAAGTGCGAAAGGTGGTAATAGAAATGCGCCGCTACTTCGATTGCGTGCGGCTGCGAGCCGCCGGGCCGGGGACACGTAGTGTCTTTTTCGACATAGCATAGAAGGTGCTAAAGTCACTTGAAGCGCGTCAGGTGGTAATAGCAAGACTGCTGCTACTTCGGAATCCTGCACGCGAGGCGTGCAAAATCATCGTTCCTTCGCTAAATCCTCCAAATACTATACCCCCACCCTGACCCTCCCCCTGGGAGGGGGAGGGAAGAGTAAGGTAGGTCGGATTTTTAACGCTTATCCACTCGATTTTCTTAACGCGAATTTTGACGGCCCGGAAGTGTATTGCTGCGCTGCTTATGCAGCTTGCAATATTAAGGGATTTTCGGCATAGCGCGGGAGGTGCCGAGATCACCTTAAGCGCGGCTGATGATAATAGCAATACCTCGTTACTTCGATCCCCAGCGGGCGTGGCCTGCCGACGTGCAAGTCCGGAATTTTACATTACACTAATCATCCATGGAAGAGAGATTCGATCCGAAAAAGAGATTCAACGAAAGGGCCACGGTTTACGACGCCGACGTGCTGAAGATAATCCCGGGTTACGCCGCGCTCCACGAAACGGTGTGTCATTTGCTGGAAACCACCCTGCCCGAAAACGCGTTCGTGCTGGTCGCCGGGGTCGGCACGGGGAACGAGACCGTTTCGCTCGCCGAGCGCAATCCCGGATGGCGTGTGACGGGGTTCGACATCGCGGAGAACATGATAGCCACCGCCTCGGCGAAGGTGGAAGCGCGGGGGCTCGGGCACAGGGTCGAGCTCATCCACGGCACCGTCAACGACGTATTCCAGGAGGCGTTCGACGGCGCGGCCGCGCTCCTCGTGATGCACTTCATACCATACGCGCAGAAGCTCTCGTTCCTCCGGGAGATAAACTTCAGGCTGAGGCCCGGCGGGACTCTCCTCCTGGCCGACTTCACGGGCGACAGGGGGTCGTTCGAGTTCGAGTCGTTCGTGACCGCGTGGGAGGATTACATGCTCGAAAGGAGGGAGAGGAAAGACGTAGACGAGACGGTGGGCCACACGCGGCGGGACCTCGACATACTCTCGCATGCGAGCATGGTCGAGCTCATACAGCGCGCCGGGTTCCTCCACCCGCGGCTCTTCTGGAAGTCGCTGGTGTTCAGCGCGTACGTTGCGGAGAAGGGAGAGTAGGCGGGAGGTGTTGCTGGCTAAGCAGAGCCTATTCTGTCATTCCCGAATGTATGTACCTGCCGCGGCGAAGCTTTCTTGTCCGACGTAGCTTTAGCGAAGTCGGAAGCGAAGCCGGGTCGGGAATCCAGCACGCCACGCATGCACGAATACGACGTCGCGGCTGTGAGCCGCGAACCCCCACTTCCGTCATCCTGAACTTGTTTCAGGATCTCGTTTTAAAGTCTTCAAGGCAAAGGATCAACTGCAACTGCGAAAGCTGGTAGAGGCTGCGGGGTTGGCGGCCTTGCGGGGGACGTTCTGAGCTAGCTGGTAGGGGTGGTGCAAGTGTTCTCTACCTTTCCCTGATGAGAAGTAGCACACACGTACGTGTGATTTTCGACGTAGCGGGTCAGGAGACTATAGGCACCGTAAGCGCGGCTGGTGGTAATGGCAGAGCGCTGCTACTTCGAATTCCAGCGGGCGTGGCCCGCCTAAAAATCATCGTTCCTTCGCTAAATCCTCCAAATACTATACCCCCACCCTGACCCTCCCCCTGGGAGGGGGAGGGAAGAGTAAGGTAGGTCGGATTTTTAACGCTTATCCACTCGATTTTCTTAACGCGAATTTTGACGGCCCGGAAGTGTATTGCTGCGCTGCTTATGCAGCTTGCAATATTAAGGGATTTTCGACGTAGCACCAAAGTTGCTGAAACCATCCTGAAGCGCGGCTGGTGGTAATGGCAGAGCGCTGCTACTTCGAATTCCAGCGGGCGTGGCCCACCGGCCCGGAGGGGTATTGCTGCGCTGCTTCCGGCTTCGGCCAAGGCCTTCGCCGAGACAAGCACGCAGCTTGCAATGGCGGAAAAGCGCTTGATGAATTGCTGGTGGAAATGGATTCCCGACCCGGCTTCGCATGGCTACGCCCCGACAAGCGCCGCGGCATGTACATACATTCGGGAATGACAGATTAGGGAGTCTCGCGGTTTTTCGCTGCAGCTACGTCATAATACCGTGCGGCGCGCACAAAAAAAGGGCCCGGCCGGAGGAAGGTTCGCAACGACAGACCGGACCCCTGATTCAATACCCCAAACTTTATTGCCGTATTCATTGTCAGGGCCTTGCTTCGAAAACGAGGTTGAACGGTGTTTCGGACGCACGCCTGAATCTCGTGAAGCCGCCCTTCGTGACGACGTCCTTGATCCTGGCCTCGCCCGCCTGTGCCCCGAGTGCGAGCCCGACCTCCTGGTCGAGCGACGCCGGGGTGCATATCAGCGTGGACGCGCCGTAGTAAGCCCTTCCGACAGGATTAATATTATCCTCTATTTTGTCGTTCGCATAGGGCTCGACGATCATCCACGTTCCGTCGGGCGCGAGGGACTTCAGCACGTGGGCCGACGCGCCCACCGGATCGCCCATGTCGTGGAGGCAGTCGAAGAACGTTACGAGGTCGTAATCCGTCCCCGGATAGCCCTTCGAAGCCGCCACCTCGAAGCTCGTGTTGCCGGATACTCCCGCCTTTTCCGCCGCCTGCCGGGCCCTTTCGACCGACGGCCCGTGGTAGTCGTAGCCGATGAAAGTAGAATTCGGCCAGGTCTTCGCCATGAGTATCGTCGAAGCGCCGTGCCCGCATCCGACGTCTGCCACGAGCGCCCCTTCTTCGAGCTTTTCGACGACGCCGTCCAGCGACGGTATCCAGCCCGACGTCAGGTTGGCTATATAGCTCGGGCGGAAGAACCTTTCCGTCCCTTCGAAAAGGCCGTGGTCGTGCTGGTGCCAGCCGAAACCGTCTCCCGTGCGGAACCGCTTTTCTATCTCGGGGTACGAGCGGATGGCCGAAACGGCCACCTGAAACGCGCCGGGAAGGAAAGCTGGGCTCGTCTCGTCGGCGAAGGCAAGCGCCTGCTCGGGGGAGAGGCTGAACTTTCCCGAGTCGGGGTCGTAGGTCACGTATCCGCCTGCCGCCTGGCAGGATGCCCATTCCCTTACGTACCTCTCGGCCGTGCCGGTCTTTTCCGCGAGCTCGGCCGGGGTCATCGGGCCGTTATCCGCGAGGGCCTTGTAAAGCCCGAGCTTGTCTCCTATGACGGCGAGCCCGGCGTGATACGCGCCCCCGAAATCCACTATCGCCCTTCCTATAAGCTCTTCAAGCTTTGATTGATCGATTGACATACGAGTAACCTCCGTGTGATTTTTTAAATTCCGGGGGAGTTATTACATAAACCGTGCCAGAACCGCTGCCTGAAAAATGTGTAACGATTTCAGGGAGTTGAAGCGTGAACGAGCGCCGTGCCCGCCGCGAAATATCGCGCCGCCGGGAAATTCAGCGGTTCCGGACCGCGAGATTAAGCGGTGCGGTACGGTATATTCGGGCCCACGGATACCTGAAAGGGCTCAGGGCTTCTTAATCCCGAGGGTCTTCATACGCGAGCGCAGGGTAGAGGGATTCATACCGAGAAGCTCGGCCGCCCCGCCCTTGCCGTAGATCCTTCCTCGGGCGGCTTCGAGCGCCTTCAGGATGTTGCGCCGTTCGAGCTCGGCCAGCTCTTCGAGCCTGTAGACGGACACGGCTTCTTTCGCGGGAGTCGGGGCCGCCTCCCCGGGCCCGATAACCGTTTCGGGCAGCGCGCGGCCGAGGTCGAGCGCCCCGCCCGGGGAGGTGATGACCGCCCTTTCGATGACGTTCTGGAGCTCCCTTACGTTGCCGGGCCAACGGTAGGAGAGCAGCTTTTCGATGCACCGGTCCGTGAGGGGGCTTATGTCCCTGCCCATGCGCTTCGCGAACTTTTGGGCGAAAAAGCGCGCGAAGAGGCAGATGTCGTCTCCCCTTTCGCGAAGCGGGGGGATGCTGATCGGAAAAACGTTGAGCCTGTAGTAGAGGTCTTCGCGGAATTCGCCCTTTTCGACCGCGCGCCGGAGGTCGCGGTTCGTAGCGGCGAGGACGCGGACGTCCACCCTCACCGTGCGCGAGCTGCCGACGGGCTCGAACTCGCCCTCCTGGAGCACGCGGAGGAGCTTCGATTGAAGGTCGAGAGGGAGCTCCCCTATCTCGTCGAGGAATATCGTCCCCCCGTCGGCGGCGGCGAACCTGCCTACGCGCTTTTTCGTCGCGCCGGTGAACGCGCCCGCCTCGTGGCCGAAGAACTCGCTTTCGATGAGGCTCCCGGGAATGGCCGCGCAGTTTACCTTTATCAAGGGCCGCGCGCTCCGGCGGCCGGCCTTGTGTATCGCGCGGGCGATCACTTCCTTTCCCGTTCCCGTCTCGCCCAGTATGAGGACGGTCGCGTCCGTCCCCGCGACCTTGCGGACGTCTTCGAGCACTTCGGCAATGGCGGGGCTCCGGCCTATGATCTCGTCGTAGTTTCCGAGCTCGATGATCTCTTCTTCCAGATACTTCGCGGCGTCCATGAGCGAGCTTATCTGCCGCCGGGCTTCGAGCCTTTCGCTTACGCTTCTCAGTATGAGGGTGTAGAAAATTTTTCTATCGACCTCGTATGCCGAGAGCGTCGCCTCGGCCTCGAACGGCGAGCCGTCGGCCGTTACGGCGCTGAGGCCGCCGTGTATCCAGAGCTTTTTCCTGCCGTCGGGGAGCGCTTCGAGCTCTTTAATGAGCCGGGAGAGCCTGTCCCTGCTTTCTTTCGCCAGGAAGCGCGCGAAGTCGTTGCCTTCGAGGGCGCCCGCACTGAAGCCGAAGAGCTTTTCGGCGGCCGAGTTGACGAGGTTCACGCGGAGCCCGGAGTCGAGCTCGATTATCGAATCCATGGCGGAGTCGAGGAGGCTCGACAGCTTCTCCTCACGCTCGCGGAGCTTTTGCTCGGCGCGGAGCCTTCTGAGCTCGGCGACCGCCCTTTCGGCGAATATGTTGAAAACACCGCTCAGGCGGTCGTCGGCGGGGATGGGCCGCGTGTCGAGCACGGAAAGATAGCCGAGCGTCGTCCCGTCCACGTCCTTGAGCGGCGCGCCCATGAAGCTCACCGCCTTGAACGACCTCAGCGTGTCGCTGTGGGGGTAGATGTCCATTATGTTGTCGGGGTAGTGGACGAGCTTGTCGGCCATGACGACCTCTTCGCAGATGGTGCCCGTGAAGTCGTACTCGTAGTCGTCGAGCCATTCGCCCTTCATCAGAAAGGCCAGGGCCTTGAGCGTGCGTTTTTCCTTGTTGAGGACGGTGAGCCAGGCGCCTTCGGTGCCGAGGGCCTTGGAGAGGTTTTCGACGATGGCGTAGAAGAACCGCTTCCCGGTGACGGAGGACGTCGATTCGATGAGCGTTCTCAGGACCCGCTCTTCGTCGAGCTCGCGTATCTGCTTCGCTGCATCAAGGCTCATGACCGCCCCCTCCTGTATATACAAGGGAAAATTTTATCATAAACGCGTGTGCGAAGACAATGACCGGAGAACGGATAGACAGGTGTAACTGCACGTTGATTGGGGGGCGGGATTCAACACGGGCGGCGTATGTGCCGCCATGCCGGAGAAATTTCTGTTTTTCGGAACCGGTTTATTGTATAGTGGTTAAAGAACCGAGTAAGTTTTAAAATACCGGAAAAGAGGGCAGACGGATGATGAGAACAATGTCCGCTGTCACGTTAACCCTCTTTATTCTCGCGGCTGCGAGTCTCTCACGGGCCGGGAAAGTCACCATAATGCCCGCTCGTTCGCCGGGGGAGAATAGGGGAGTGGGGATGATAGCGGCGCGGGCCGGTGAAGATTCGATGAATACTATCTGACAGGAGGATTACGATGCCTGCACCGATCTTCGGAATTCCGACTCTGTCCGAATGGGGCATGATCGCGGTGGCCGCCGGTTTTATTCTCATCGGCGTTTTCTATGCCGTGAGGAAGAGAAGAGCGTCGGCTTGATGCGGACGACGTGCGTGCAGGAGGCCGATGTCTCGGCGCTCAGCCGCGGCCCTGCTTTCGTCATTCTGAACCATGTCCCGGACTCGATCCGGGATCAAGTCAGAATTGAAGAATTCAGTTACAAAGTCAAAGGCTTTCTAATTTTGCTTGACCGCACACGTACGTGTGATTTTCGGCGTAGCATGTCCTGACACTATAGCTAAGTGAAGCGCGACTGGAGGTTGTGGCAATGCCTTGCTACTTCGAAAGCTGGTAGAGGCTGCGGGGGTTGGCGGCCTTGCGGAGGACGTTCGGTGCTGGCTGGTAGATATGGAGAAAGGGTTCTCTACTTTTCCTTGATGAAAAGTAGCAAAAATCACGGGCCGGGAAAAATTCTGCTAAAAATCGTCGCTACTTCGCTAAATCTGCACCTTCCCCATCCCCTGGGCAGATTTTTAACGCTCATCCACTCGATTTTCTTAACGCGAATTTTGACGGCCCGGGAATGTATTGCTGCGCCGCTTACGCAGCTTGCAATATGATGATTTGTCCACCTACTTTGCATTTTCCGTTATTCTGAACTACGATTTCGAGCAAGCGAGGAATCGGACGCCACGGGCCGACTGCAGGGAAGCTCATATAGTACGGCTCCATAGCATATCAAATCAAAATATTCAGAATCTTGTTTTTAAAAGCATTGACAGAAAAGGCGAAGGCATAAATCTCATGGGGTCTCCAGTGGATGAAGGGGAAGTTCTGTAGTAACGGGTAAATATGATGCAAGTTGTTTTCTACTTTTGACTGACTAAAAGTAGCAAAAATCACGGGCCGGGAAAAATTCTGCTAAAAATCGTCGCTACTTCGCTAAATCTGCACCTTCCCCATCCCCTGGGCAGATTTTTAACGCTCATCCACTCGATTTTCTTAACGCGAATTTTGACGGCCCGGGAATGTATTGCTGCGCCGCTTGTGCGGCTTGCAATATTGAGGGATTCTCGACGTAGTGTCGAAGTTGCTGAAACCACCTGAAGCGCGGCTGGTGATAATAGCGTAATGCTGCCACTTCGAAAGTCAGCGGACACTGTCCGCCGTGCGGATGGCGCTATGAATTTTCATACTCGCTACGTCGAATGCCGGCGGTTGAGAGCAGCCACGCATGGCGTGCGATTTTGATAACAGGTGCGCGATTTTGATAATCTGGTAAAATGCTTTTCAAGAGGTAACACGGCCATTTCCCGCGATATTACTGGAAGAGAAGACATAGAACTGTTCGTGGAAAGGTTCTACGGCAGGCTCATGACGGACCCGTTCATAGGGTTCCTGTTCACGGACTGCGTCGATATAGACCTCCGCGAGCACCTGCCCATAATCAGCGATTTCTGGGAAACCATCCTCTTCCAGAAACCGGCCTACAAGCGCGGGCCGCAGGTGATGAACGTGCACCTTGCGCTCAATCAGAAGGCTGAGCTGAAGCACTTTCACTTCCGCCGGTGGCTCCATCTGTTTAACAAGACCTTGGACGAGCTGTTCGACGGCCCCGTGGCCGAGCGCGCCAAGGAGCGGTCGGTCTCCATCGCCGAGGTCATGAAGCAGCGCATCGGCGTCAAGATCGACTGCTGATGCGGGCTCACATAACACGCCGGCATTATTTGAAATATCCCCTTATCTTCAGGACGGCGTAAGCCCCGGCGAGGCCTCCGACGAGGCCGTCGACAAACCCCCACGCGCCCCACGCCGCCGCGCCCGCATAGTCGCCGGGGAAGAAGAGGTACGACTCTCTTACCGACGGCAGGGCACCCGGGAAGGCCGTGAGCGTGAGCCAGACGGGTCTTATCGTGAAGTCGAACTCCGTTATGCCGAAGCCGTATTCTATGGCGACGGCCGAGAGGAGAAACGACGACGCGCCGAGGGCCGCACCGAGGCCGACGCCGAAGGCAAGCGCCTTTCCGGCAGTGCCGGGGGAGCGCCCCGCGGTGACGGCGTTGTAGACGAGGGCGGTCAGAACGCCGGCGGCGAAGCCGTCTATGCCCGCCGTTACGAGAGCCAGCGACACCAGGCGCGCCGTGATGGGGATGCCGTGCTCGGCGTAGCGGATGACCGTTTCGAACGCCGGGCCGTGCCCGAGCGCGTCCGCCCCCAGGAGGACGAGGGCGGTAAGCGGCCTGAAGTCGAGCTCGGACCAGGAGACGGCGCCGCCGCCGAGGGCGGAGAGGACGACGAGGAGGAGAGAGCCGAGGAGCCAGAAAATGCCGGCGTAAATTCCGAAGCGGAGAGGTCGCATGAAATGCAAGTTACACTTTGCAGCGCGGTATGGCAAACGGGACCGGGAAGGCCGCCGGGGCGGCCTCCATCGCCGGTGGATTCCCGGGCGGTCAGTTCCTGCGGACCGCGCACATGCCCCGGGCGCGCAGGCTTTCGCAATCGGCCACGTAGTTGCTTTCGAGGGCTCTCTGCTCCCTGTACATGCTGTATCCGGAGAAGTCTTTCCCGCAGCCTTTGTCTCCGACCGAGCTGACGAAGAGCCCGATGTTGAGCGAGCTCGCCGTCGGCTGGAGCTCGCAGCATGCGGCGTGCTCGATCGCGTGCTTTATGTCGAAGAGCTTTCCGAAGGGGTTCTCGTGGAACGGCCCGAGCCCCTTGGCCCCGGTCGCGCGCCCCTGGCACGACAGGGGGATGCCCATGTCCGGCCGCCCGTCGTTCGGGTCGCCGATCAGGTTCCAGCGTATCGCCCAGAGGTCGTTCGCACAGCGGAAGATATTGTCCATGGCGCGTTTTCGGCAGGTGTTCGCCTGCGCCTTGTTCTCGCACTGTCCGCGCCCCTCGAACTGGTCGAGCGTTTTCGTGGTTCCGCGCGAGGTGTCCACGCCCTTGCCTCCCGTTACGGCGATTCCTATGAATCCCGTGCAGCCCCTGTAGATGTCGGCCCGGGCCGGCGTGGACGCCGCGGCTATTACCATGAATGCTGCGGCTATAAAGCCCAGGAGCGTTACGGATTTTATGCTCCTGTTAGTTCTGTTAAGGTTCCTGTCCATTTAAAACCTCCTCACCTTTTTTAAGGTTGGTAACGGAGGGCTTCAAAAAGGTTCGGAAGGGGAATAGGGCACGTCTGCCGATATTCGGAGTAATTGAGGGACAGGTTTTTTATCCCCCCTTAGAAAAAGGGGGGAACAAGGGGGGATTTAAGTCTGAGATGAGAGGTTAATATGTATCTCCTCAAGCACTCCATCTATGTTCTTCAACACATCACTATCGGAGAACTTAAAACCTTCAATCCGAGACTCTTGAGCGATTCGTCTCGAATCCTGTCACTGGACTCGACCTTTCCGTGGTAATGTTGCCCACCATCCACCTCGATAACAAGTTTTGCTCTTGGACAGTAGAAATCCACAATAAAATTTCCTATGATCCTCTGCCTGTAAAATTGAAAACCTGAAAGCTGTTTCCTGGTGAGTTTCGACCAGAGCATTCTTTCGGCGTCGGTCATGTTTTTTCTGAGAGTGCGCGCTCTGGTCTGGAGCTTCTTGTTGTAACGGAGCATGGGATTAACTATATCAAGATTAATTAAAGAATAAATCCCCCCAACCCCCCTTTTTCTAAGGGGGGATGAAAATTTAATTGTGGCTTGCCTATTGTTCTACCGGCTCCTCGATCTTTATGTCGATGTCGAAGTCGATTATGGAGCGGGCGCCGCTGCCCCTGTAGGATCCCTGGACGGGAGCGGCTTCCTCGGGGATGACACCGGCGGCGACGGCGACGTGGGAGTCGGCCACCGCCAGTCCGCTCGAAGGGTCGTATCCCCTCCATCCTCCGCCGGGGAGGTACACCTCGGCCCAGGCGTGGAGCTGCCTTTCGTCGCTCATGAGCTCGGCCTCCCTGTAGCCGCTGACGAACCTGGCCGCGAGCCCGACCGACCTGCACGCCTCGATGAAGAGCATGGTGAGGTCCCTGCACGCGCCGCGCCCGAAGCCGAGCGTGACCTCGGCGGGGTAGGGCGGCCCCTCGTGCCTTATGACCTGCTCGAAGTCGTTGTAGACGCGCGAGTTGAGCGCCGCGAGGAAGGCGAGCGTGTCGGGCCCGGATTCCTCGAAGACGGTGAACACGAACTTGTCCATCTGCCCGTCGGGCTCGGTGTTCCTCGACATGAACGCCCGCAGCGCGGGGACGTAGTACTTCGGGTAGAACGCCGGTATCTTCGTCACGCCCGGCTCGGTGATTATGTAGTCGTAGGGGTTTACACGGAGCGTATCGACGACGGACTTCGTCGTGATGTTAAGGCTGCCGTGCCGTCCGGAGAACCACGCGCATATGCTGTCGTTCCCGGCGACGTCCACGATATTCGTCATGCCGTCCGGTTTCGGATCGATTTCTATCTCGAAGCTTATGAGCGTCTGCGAGGCGTCGCACTTCGGCCTGAGCCTGATCGTGTGCGGGTCTAAAAATACGGAGTCGTTGTATTTGTAGGTCGTGTTGTGGGTTATGGATATTCGCATTTCTCTCGATTCCTTTTCTATTTTTTACTTCTTTCACTTCGAATCCTCGAGCTTGTCGAAGGCCGCCTTCACCCAGTCGTGGGGCAGCTCCCTTATCCCCTCGCGGAGCCTCTTCTGCCACCAGTCCGAGATCGCCAGGAGCTCCGACCGCTCGTACCTGTGCTCTACGATGTCGTACGTGTCGGCTCTATAGAGCACGACGTCTATAGGGAAGTCTACGTCTATGGCGCTCGTCCGCGTCGCGTCGAACGCGAGGTAGCCTATCTTGAGTGCCGTTTCCATGTTGAGCTCGTAGGAAAGCGCCCTGTCCATGATGGGCTTCCCGTAGCTCGACTCGCCGATGAGGTAATACGGCGTCCCCTGCCCGACCTCGACCCAGTTGCCCTGGGGGTAGAGCATGTAGAGCTTGTGCTCGGTGTCCTTTTCGAGCTGGCCTCCGATTATCGAGAAGAGGTTGAAGTGAAGCCCCGCCTCTTCGAGGGCCTTCCTGTCTTCCTCGCCGACGCGCCTTACCTGCTGGGCGAAGGCGTTCACGGCCTTGTACAGCTTGTCGAACGTCGAGTCGTCCTGGTCGGGCACCTCGTTAAAATAGGTGAGCGCCTTGTCGCGTACGGACCGGAGGCCCGACGTCATCAGGAAGAGCGAGTGCCGCCCGTACTGGTGTATCGTAACCTTCCTCGCCGTTATGCTCTCGGCCCCCGTCGTAACGAGCGTATCGGCGATCCCCACGAGCCCCTTCCGCACCTTCATGCCTACGCAAAAAGTCACTGTGCTGCACCTCCGCCCTTCGCCTTTACCGGCTCCATGGAGAAGAACGAGCTCCTTATGGCGTCGTCCACCCTGTTGAGGCGCGTCTGGAACGCGTCCAGGTACTCGTGAAGGCCTATGTCTATTATTTCGTCTATGCTCGCGTAAACGAGCTCGGAATGAAGGAGCCCCATGCGCCGCTCGGCCTCGTTTTGATAGCCGTC
Proteins encoded in this region:
- a CDS encoding sigma 54-interacting transcriptional regulator — translated: MSLDAAKQIRELDEERVLRTLIESTSSVTGKRFFYAIVENLSKALGTEGAWLTVLNKEKRTLKALAFLMKGEWLDDYEYDFTGTICEEVVMADKLVHYPDNIMDIYPHSDTLRSFKAVSFMGAPLKDVDGTTLGYLSVLDTRPIPADDRLSGVFNIFAERAVAELRRLRAEQKLREREEKLSSLLDSAMDSIIELDSGLRVNLVNSAAEKLFGFSAGALEGNDFARFLAKESRDRLSRLIKELEALPDGRKKLWIHGGLSAVTADGSPFEAEATLSAYEVDRKIFYTLILRSVSERLEARRQISSLMDAAKYLEEEIIELGNYDEIIGRSPAIAEVLEDVRKVAGTDATVLILGETGTGKEVIARAIHKAGRRSARPLIKVNCAAIPGSLIESEFFGHEAGAFTGATKKRVGRFAAADGGTIFLDEIGELPLDLQSKLLRVLQEGEFEPVGSSRTVRVDVRVLAATNRDLRRAVEKGEFREDLYYRLNVFPISIPPLRERGDDICLFARFFAQKFAKRMGRDISPLTDRCIEKLLSYRWPGNVRELQNVIERAVITSPGGALDLGRALPETVIGPGEAAPTPAKEAVSVYRLEELAELERRNILKALEAARGRIYGKGGAAELLGMNPSTLRSRMKTLGIKKP
- a CDS encoding class I SAM-dependent methyltransferase; this encodes MEERFDPKKRFNERATVYDADVLKIIPGYAALHETVCHLLETTLPENAFVLVAGVGTGNETVSLAERNPGWRVTGFDIAENMIATASAKVEARGLGHRVELIHGTVNDVFQEAFDGAAALLVMHFIPYAQKLSFLREINFRLRPGGTLLLADFTGDRGSFEFESFVTAWEDYMLERRERKDVDETVGHTRRDLDILSHASMVELIQRAGFLHPRLFWKSLVFSAYVAEKGE
- a CDS encoding peptidase translates to MTFCVGMKVRKGLVGIADTLVTTGAESITARKVTIHQYGRHSLFLMTSGLRSVRDKALTYFNEVPDQDDSTFDKLYKAVNAFAQQVRRVGEEDRKALEEAGLHFNLFSIIGGQLEKDTEHKLYMLYPQGNWVEVGQGTPYYLIGESSYGKPIMDRALSYELNMETALKIGYLAFDATRTSAIDVDFPIDVVLYRADTYDIVEHRYERSELLAISDWWQKRLREGIRELPHDWVKAAFDKLEDSK
- a CDS encoding transglutaminase family protein → MRISITHNTTYKYNDSVFLDPHTIRLRPKCDASQTLISFEIEIDPKPDGMTNIVDVAGNDSICAWFSGRHGSLNITTKSVVDTLRVNPYDYIITEPGVTKIPAFYPKYYVPALRAFMSRNTEPDGQMDKFVFTVFEESGPDTLAFLAALNSRVYNDFEQVIRHEGPPYPAEVTLGFGRGACRDLTMLFIEACRSVGLAARFVSGYREAELMSDERQLHAWAEVYLPGGGWRGYDPSSGLAVADSHVAVAAGVIPEEAAPVQGSYRGSGARSIIDFDIDIKIEEPVEQ
- a CDS encoding IPTL-CTERM sorting domain-containing protein, which encodes MPAPIFGIPTLSEWGMIAVAAGFILIGVFYAVRKRRASA
- a CDS encoding group III truncated hemoglobin yields the protein MERFYGRLMTDPFIGFLFTDCVDIDLREHLPIISDFWETILFQKPAYKRGPQVMNVHLALNQKAELKHFHFRRWLHLFNKTLDELFDGPVAERAKERSVSIAEVMKQRIGVKIDC
- a CDS encoding methyltransferase domain-containing protein — protein: MSIDQSKLEELIGRAIVDFGGAYHAGLAVIGDKLGLYKALADNGPMTPAELAEKTGTAERYVREWASCQAAGGYVTYDPDSGKFSLSPEQALAFADETSPAFLPGAFQVAVSAIRSYPEIEKRFRTGDGFGWHQHDHGLFEGTERFFRPSYIANLTSGWIPSLDGVVEKLEEGALVADVGCGHGASTILMAKTWPNSTFIGYDYHGPSVERARQAAEKAGVSGNTSFEVAASKGYPGTDYDLVTFFDCLHDMGDPVGASAHVLKSLAPDGTWMIVEPYANDKIEDNINPVGRAYYGASTLICTPASLDQEVGLALGAQAGEARIKDVVTKGGFTRFRRASETPFNLVFEARP
- a CDS encoding LLM class F420-dependent oxidoreductase is translated as MKFGISIFATDYAMHPSELAREVEERGFESIWFPEHTHIPVRRTSPFPGGGELPKQYWHTYDLFVALTAAAMATTRLRIASGICLMVEHDPITAAKQVASLDALSGGRFIFGIGGGWNAEEMSNHGTYFKKRWQILRERILAMKEIWASDEAEFHGEYVDFDRILSYPKPVQKPHPPIYMGGFGPRTFDRVVEFCDGWVPIAIPPDDMGRLVIALRDAAGHAGRDPDELTVTYMTLPGPSREDVDTLAEAGVERIVFTTPTGGTDVVLPVLDGFAKLAGL